One window of the Methylocystis parvus OBBP genome contains the following:
- a CDS encoding cytochrome-c peroxidase: MRRIGWTKNASTALIAMALGAGIGSAAAEPLGLPPVPIPSDNPQTPEKIALGDKLFHDQRFSIDGTVSCATCHDGAKAFTDSPLKTSQGHNKLTGTRNAPTVLNAAYFTSMFWDGRSSSLEDQSQFPMVNPVEMGLTDHAPVLKIVREDPAYVEGFKKAFGKSGKDVSLEEVKKAIAAFERTVISGDSPFDRWYFGGDANAMSAQAKRGFDVFIGQGRCVSCHVVEQTQALFTDNKFHNIGVGINRIQSDIPKLAGEFLKAKSAGADVDKAVLADPKTSDLGRFAVTNAFDEIGGFKTSTLRNIALTAPYMHDGSLKTLKDVVKHYNEGGKSPGDPFPVNPYLSGGIRPLDLTDRQIDDLVSFLEALTSPSIAAAQKK, from the coding sequence ATGCGCCGCATTGGATGGACGAAAAACGCATCGACGGCGCTTATCGCCATGGCGCTGGGCGCCGGAATTGGCTCAGCCGCCGCCGAGCCGCTCGGTCTGCCGCCCGTGCCGATCCCCTCGGACAATCCACAAACGCCGGAGAAGATCGCGCTCGGCGACAAGCTCTTCCACGACCAGCGCTTCTCGATCGACGGAACGGTGAGCTGTGCGACCTGCCACGACGGCGCGAAGGCTTTTACGGACAGCCCGCTGAAAACGTCCCAGGGCCACAACAAACTCACAGGAACGCGCAACGCGCCGACCGTTCTCAATGCGGCCTATTTCACGTCGATGTTCTGGGACGGGCGCTCCTCGTCGCTTGAGGATCAGTCGCAGTTCCCAATGGTCAATCCGGTCGAGATGGGGCTGACGGATCATGCGCCGGTCCTCAAAATTGTGCGTGAGGACCCCGCTTATGTCGAAGGCTTCAAAAAGGCCTTCGGCAAGAGCGGCAAGGACGTCTCGCTGGAGGAGGTGAAGAAGGCCATCGCCGCTTTCGAGCGCACCGTCATCTCCGGCGACTCGCCCTTCGACCGATGGTATTTCGGCGGCGACGCCAATGCGATGAGCGCTCAGGCGAAACGGGGTTTTGACGTCTTCATCGGCCAGGGACGCTGCGTGTCCTGTCACGTCGTCGAACAGACGCAGGCGCTATTCACCGACAATAAATTCCACAATATCGGCGTGGGGATAAATCGAATCCAGTCGGATATTCCAAAGCTCGCCGGCGAGTTTCTGAAGGCGAAATCCGCCGGCGCGGACGTCGATAAGGCGGTGCTCGCCGATCCGAAAACGTCAGACCTCGGCCGTTTCGCGGTCACCAACGCCTTCGACGAGATCGGCGGCTTCAAGACGTCGACGCTCCGCAATATCGCGCTGACGGCTCCCTATATGCATGACGGATCGCTCAAAACGCTGAAGGACGTCGTCAAGCATTATAATGAAGGGGGCAAAAGCCCGGGCGACCCCTTCCCCGTCAATCCCTATCTTTCGGGCGGCATTCGCCCCCTTGATCTCACCGACCGGCAGATCGACGATCTCGTCTCCTTCCTGGAGGCGCTCACAAGTCCGTCCATCGCCGCGGCGCAAAAGAAATAA
- a CDS encoding cytochrome-c peroxidase: protein MSGFRIAALSAALLFPVMAQAGDLRADANAVFKPVDAASVNAVVKNNPITPAKVELGKKLFFEPRLSKSQIISCNSCHNLGTGGEDSGSTSIGHAWAKGPRRAPTVLNAVFNVAQFWDGRAVDLKAQAKGPVQADVEMNNTPAVVEATLKSMPGYVAEFKAAFPNDANPVSFDNMANAIEAFEATLTTPNAKFDKFLTGDASALNDTEKKGLRLFMDKGCSGCHSGVNVGGNGYFPFGAVAKPDAAILPAADRGRAKVTNSDADAFVFRSAPLRNVALRAPYFHTGSVWTLEEAVDVMAKSQLGATLTPDENAAIVAFLGALTGEQPKVTYPILPARTKDTPRPQ, encoded by the coding sequence ATGTCCGGATTTCGGATCGCCGCGCTCAGCGCGGCGCTGCTGTTTCCAGTTATGGCTCAGGCGGGCGATCTGCGCGCCGACGCCAATGCGGTCTTCAAGCCGGTCGACGCCGCGAGCGTGAACGCGGTCGTCAAGAACAACCCGATCACGCCCGCCAAGGTGGAGCTCGGCAAAAAGCTTTTCTTCGAGCCGCGTCTGTCCAAGAGCCAGATCATCAGCTGCAACAGCTGCCATAATCTCGGCACGGGCGGCGAGGATTCCGGCTCGACCTCGATCGGGCACGCCTGGGCTAAGGGCCCGCGCCGCGCGCCGACCGTCCTCAACGCGGTCTTCAACGTCGCCCAGTTCTGGGACGGCCGCGCGGTCGATCTCAAGGCCCAGGCCAAGGGCCCGGTGCAGGCCGATGTCGAGATGAACAATACGCCGGCCGTCGTCGAGGCGACGCTGAAGAGCATGCCGGGCTATGTCGCCGAGTTCAAGGCGGCTTTCCCGAACGACGCCAATCCTGTCAGCTTCGACAATATGGCGAACGCCATCGAGGCCTTCGAGGCCACGCTGACGACGCCGAACGCGAAGTTCGACAAATTCCTGACTGGCGACGCCAGCGCCTTGAACGATACGGAAAAGAAGGGTCTGCGCCTGTTCATGGACAAGGGCTGCTCCGGCTGCCACAGCGGCGTCAATGTCGGCGGCAACGGTTATTTCCCCTTCGGCGCCGTGGCCAAGCCCGACGCGGCGATCCTGCCCGCGGCGGATCGCGGCCGCGCCAAGGTCACGAATAGCGACGCCGACGCCTTCGTGTTCCGCTCGGCCCCGCTGCGCAACGTCGCTCTGCGCGCGCCTTACTTCCACACCGGCTCGGTTTGGACGCTCGAGGAAGCTGTCGACGTGATGGCGAAATCCCAGCTCGGCGCGACGCTGACCCCGGATGAGAACGCCGCCATCGTGGCCTTTCTGGGCGCGCTGACGGGCGAGCAGCCCAAGGTGACCTATCCGATCCTGCCGGCGCGCACCAAGGATACGCCGCGCCCGCAGTAA
- the amoC gene encoding bacterial ammonia monooxygenase, subunit AmoC → MSSTTSAAAGAAAEVESVVDLRGMWIGLALLNTFYLIVRIYEQIYGWRAGLDSFAPEFQTYWMSILWTEIPLELVSGLGLAGYLWKTRDRNVDAVSPREEMRRLVVLVQWLVVYGIAIYWGASFFTEQDGTWHMTVIRDTDFTPSHIIEFYMSYPIYSVIAVGAFFYAKTRIPYFAHGYSLAFLIVAIGPFMIIPNVGLNEWGHTFWFMEELFVAPLHWGFVFFGWMALGVFGVVLQILMRIHALVGKDGVALLTE, encoded by the coding sequence ATGAGCTCGACGACTAGCGCAGCTGCTGGCGCAGCTGCTGAGGTAGAGTCCGTAGTCGATCTGCGTGGCATGTGGATTGGCCTGGCTCTGCTGAACACGTTTTATCTGATCGTGCGCATTTACGAGCAGATCTATGGCTGGCGCGCCGGCCTTGATTCGTTCGCGCCGGAGTTCCAGACCTACTGGATGTCGATCCTTTGGACCGAGATCCCGCTTGAGCTGGTTTCGGGCCTTGGCCTCGCCGGCTATCTGTGGAAGACGCGCGACCGCAACGTCGACGCGGTTTCGCCGCGCGAAGAGATGCGCCGCCTGGTCGTTCTGGTGCAGTGGCTCGTCGTTTACGGCATCGCCATTTACTGGGGCGCGTCGTTCTTCACGGAGCAGGACGGCACCTGGCACATGACGGTGATCCGCGACACGGACTTCACGCCGTCGCACATCATCGAGTTCTACATGAGCTACCCGATTTATTCGGTGATCGCGGTTGGCGCGTTCTTCTATGCGAAGACCCGCATTCCGTATTTCGCTCATGGCTACTCGCTGGCGTTCCTGATCGTGGCCATCGGCCCGTTCATGATCATCCCGAACGTTGGCCTGAACGAGTGGGGCCACACTTTCTGGTTCATGGAAGAGCTGTTCGTGGCTCCGCTGCATTGGGGCTTCGTGTTCTTCGGCTGGATGGCGCTGGGCGTGTTCGGCGTGGTTCTGCAGATCCTGATGCGCATCCATGCGCTGGTCGGCAAGGACGGCGTCGCCCTCCTCACCGAGTAA
- the amoA gene encoding bacterial ammonia monooxygenase, subunit AmoA yields MSQSKSGGAVGPFNSVAEAAGCVATTDWMLLVLLFFAVLGGYHVHFMLTAGDWDFWIDWKDRRMWPTVVPILGVTFCAASQAFWWVNFRLPFGAVFAALGLLIGEWINRYVNFWGWTYFPISLVFPSALIVPAIWLDVILLLSGSYVITAVVGSLGWGLLFYPNNWPAIAAFHQATEQHGQLMTLADLIGLHYVRTSMPEYIRMVERGTLRTFGKDVVPVAAFFSGFVSMMVYFLWWFMGRWYSTTKVIDTI; encoded by the coding sequence ATGTCACAATCGAAAAGCGGGGGGGCGGTCGGTCCGTTCAACTCCGTGGCCGAGGCCGCGGGTTGCGTCGCGACGACGGACTGGATGCTTCTGGTTCTGCTGTTTTTCGCCGTTCTCGGCGGCTACCACGTCCACTTCATGCTGACGGCGGGCGACTGGGACTTCTGGATTGACTGGAAGGATCGTCGTATGTGGCCGACGGTCGTTCCGATCCTGGGCGTGACGTTCTGCGCGGCGTCGCAGGCTTTCTGGTGGGTCAACTTCCGTCTGCCGTTCGGCGCCGTTTTCGCGGCTCTGGGCCTGCTGATTGGCGAGTGGATCAACCGCTACGTCAACTTCTGGGGCTGGACCTATTTCCCGATCAGCCTGGTGTTCCCGTCCGCTCTGATCGTTCCGGCGATCTGGCTTGACGTGATCCTGCTTCTGTCGGGCTCCTATGTGATCACGGCGGTTGTCGGTTCGCTGGGCTGGGGTCTTTTGTTCTATCCGAACAACTGGCCGGCGATCGCCGCCTTCCACCAGGCGACGGAGCAGCATGGTCAGCTGATGACGCTGGCGGATCTGATCGGCCTTCACTACGTCCGCACGTCGATGCCGGAATATATCCGCATGGTCGAGCGCGGCACGCTGCGCACCTTCGGTAAGGACGTTGTGCCGGTTGCGGCGTTCTTCTCGGGCTTCGTCTCGATGATGGTGTATTTCCTGTGGTGGTTCATGGGCCGCTGGTATTCGACGACGAAGGTCATCGACACCATCTGA
- the amoB gene encoding bacterial ammonia monooxygenase, subunit AmoB, producing MKKLVKLAALGAAAAVAATLGAIAPASAHGEKSQQAFLRMRTLNWYDVAWSKTTVNVNEDMVLSGKIHVFSAWPQAVANPRVSFLNAGEPGPVLVRTAQFIGEQFAPRSVSLEIGKDYAFSVNLRGRRAGRWHVHAQINVEGGGPIIGPGQWIEIKGDMKDFTDPVTLLDGSTVDLEHFGISRVYAWHLPWMAIGAAWILFWFVRKGIIASYLKVAEGRPDDVIGDDDRRIGAIVLALTILATIIGYAVTNSTFPRTIPLQAGLQKPLTPIETEGTAGVGKEQVTTELNGGVYKVPGRELTINVKVKNGTSQPVRLGEYTAAGLRFLNPSVFTTKPDFPDYLLADRGLSNDDTIAPGESKEIVVKIQDARWDIERLSDLAYDTDSQIGGLLFFFTPDGKRFAAEVGGPVIPKFVAGDMP from the coding sequence ATGAAAAAGCTAGTCAAGCTCGCCGCCCTCGGCGCGGCGGCTGCTGTGGCGGCGACGCTCGGAGCGATTGCTCCGGCCTCGGCGCACGGCGAGAAGTCGCAGCAGGCGTTTCTTCGCATGCGCACGCTGAACTGGTATGACGTTGCGTGGTCGAAGACGACGGTGAACGTCAACGAGGACATGGTTCTGTCGGGCAAGATTCACGTCTTCTCGGCTTGGCCGCAGGCGGTCGCCAATCCGCGCGTGTCGTTCCTGAACGCCGGCGAGCCGGGTCCGGTTCTGGTTCGCACGGCTCAGTTCATCGGCGAGCAGTTCGCTCCTCGTTCGGTGTCGCTTGAGATCGGCAAGGACTATGCGTTCTCGGTCAATCTGCGCGGCCGTCGCGCCGGCCGGTGGCACGTCCACGCTCAGATCAACGTCGAAGGCGGCGGCCCGATCATCGGCCCCGGCCAGTGGATTGAGATCAAGGGCGACATGAAGGACTTCACCGATCCGGTGACGCTCCTTGACGGCTCGACCGTCGATCTCGAGCATTTCGGCATCAGCCGCGTTTACGCGTGGCATCTGCCGTGGATGGCGATTGGCGCGGCGTGGATTCTGTTCTGGTTCGTCCGGAAGGGCATCATCGCGTCTTATCTGAAGGTTGCTGAAGGCCGTCCGGACGACGTCATCGGCGATGACGACCGCCGCATTGGCGCGATCGTTCTCGCGCTGACGATCCTCGCGACGATCATCGGCTATGCGGTGACGAACTCGACCTTCCCGCGCACGATCCCGCTTCAGGCCGGCTTGCAGAAGCCGCTGACGCCGATCGAGACGGAAGGCACGGCGGGCGTGGGCAAGGAGCAGGTGACGACCGAGCTGAACGGCGGCGTCTACAAGGTTCCGGGCCGCGAGCTGACCATCAATGTGAAGGTCAAGAACGGCACGTCGCAGCCGGTTCGCCTCGGCGAATACACCGCGGCTGGCCTGCGCTTCCTGAACCCGTCCGTGTTCACCACGAAGCCTGACTTCCCGGATTACCTGCTTGCCGACCGCGGCCTGTCGAACGACGACACGATCGCGCCCGGCGAGTCGAAGGAAATCGTCGTGAAGATCCAGGACGCGCGTTGGGACATTGAGCGTCTGTCCGACCTGGCTTACGACACCGACAGCCAGATCGGCGGCCTGCTGTTCTTCTTCACGCCCGACGGCAAGCGCTTCGCGGCTGAAGTCGGCGGCCCGGTGATTCCGAAGTTCGTCGCCGGCGACATGCCCTAA
- a CDS encoding copper resistance CopC family protein, which produces MNKSSRRILGPLLAGVLAVLAGPALAHSFLVEATPSSKDHVAASPKTVKLRFGGGVEPKYSKLTIEDASGKVLGEGAIGTPDKPRELSMDSPELAPGKYVVRYRVLSTDGHIVEGNYEFTVDPK; this is translated from the coding sequence ATGAACAAGTCTTCGCGTCGCATCCTTGGCCCGCTCCTCGCTGGCGTTCTTGCCGTCCTGGCGGGTCCGGCGCTCGCGCACTCCTTCCTCGTCGAGGCGACCCCCTCGTCGAAGGACCATGTCGCCGCGTCGCCCAAAACCGTGAAGCTGCGTTTCGGCGGCGGCGTCGAGCCCAAATATTCGAAGCTGACGATCGAGGACGCCAGCGGCAAGGTGCTCGGCGAAGGCGCGATCGGAACGCCCGACAAGCCGCGTGAGCTTTCGATGGACTCGCCGGAGCTGGCGCCGGGGAAATATGTCGTCCGCTATCGGGTGCTTTCGACCGACGGCCATATCGTCGAAGGCAATTACGAATTCACCGTCGATCCGAAATAG